The genomic stretch AGCACAAAGCCAACAGCGAACTGGTCGGTCAGGGATTGGGCAACCTCGTCGCGCCGTTCTTCGGCGGAATTACCGCAACGGCAGCCATCGCCCGTTCTGCGGCCAACGTGCGCGCGGGGGCAACGTCACCCGTTTCGGCGGTTATCCACTCCGTGCTGGTGATTCTCGCCCTGCTGATCCTCGCCCCGCTGCTCTCCTGGCTACCGCTTTCCGCCATGGCCGCCCTGCTGCTGATGGTGGCATGGAACATGAGCGAGGCGCACAAGGTGGTGAACCTGCTGCGTCGCGCGCCGAAAGACGACATCATCGTGATGCTGATCTGCATGTCGCTGACCGTGCTGTTCGATATGGTTATCGCCATCAGCGTCGGGATCGTGCTGGCTTCCCTGATGTTTATGCGCCGCATCGCGCAGATGACGCGCCTCTCCCCGGTTAACGTCGAGGTGCCTGACGATGTGCTGGTGCTGCGCGTGATTGGCCCGCTGTTCTTCGCCGCGGCGGAAGGTCTGTTCAGCGATCTGGAGTCCCGCATCGCGGGCAAACGGGTTGTGGTGCTGAAATGGGATGCCGTACCGGTGCTGGATGCCGGCGGCCTGGATGCCTTCCAGCGCTTTGTGAAACGTCTGCCGGAAGGCTGCGAGCTGCGGGTGAGTAACCTGGAATTCCAGCCTCTGCGCACCATGGCGCGCGCGGGCGTGCAGCCGATCCCTGGCCGACTCTCCTTCTACCCTAACCGTGAAGCCGCGTTAGCGGATCTGTGAGTGACCTGATGCAGAGAAACGTCTCTGCATCATCACCCCGATCGCCTGCTGGAGCCATGCAAGCACGGCAGGCGTCATCCAGGTTCCTTTCATCAGGTGCGGCTCCTGCTGCATGGCAGCGCGAAACTTTTGCTGAGTTTCCGGGCTGGTGCCCGCGTAAGACTGGAACAATGCCAGCCAGTTTTCAGCCAGCTTTTGCGCCTCCTCCGAGGCGGGATCGGTATTTTCCCGCTGCGCCTGATGCAGTTTCGCCACCAGCGGCGGCCACTCCATCATACGGTCAAAGTAGTGTGCACGGGTAAAGGCTATCTCTTCGGCAGTGAGATACTTCTCCCATATGCAGAGCTTAGACTCCGCAAACGCGCGCGTGATGTAATCCGTCATCTCCGGCGTGATGCCGGTCTGCGCCTGCATCTGCGGTTCAACGCTGTGCATCTCGTTCAGCCGGGTGAGAAACTCCGGCTTGCCCGCCGTGTCTTGCTCCAGGCGTTCCATCCAGCGCGTCGCCAGATCCATCGCCCGCACGTCCGTAGCGGGTATGCGCTGCTCCAGTAGCGTGTTGGCCTCTGCAACCAGCCCTGACCAGATAGCCGCCAGCGCATCCTTCTGCACCGCAAACGGCAACTGCTGTAACTCTTCTTTGCTAAACCAGCGATCGTACATATTCATTAACTCCAGAGTCTGTAGCCAGGATTCCAGATCCGGCGTCGCATCGTCGAGAAGCCCGGTTCGCAGCTCCACCAGCCGGTCGCGCAGCGTATGTATGCTGCGCAGCTGTTTATCCAGCAGCGTGATTTGCGCATCGAGTAGCTCGGTTAACGACAGCGACTCCTGTTCCAGGAAATCCCTGATTTCAGCAAGTTCCAGCCCTGCTTTTGCCAGCGCCTGGATCATATGCAGACGCTGGACATCCGCCAGGTTGTATAGCCGGTAACCTGCCGCGCTCCTGGCAGAAGGCAGCAACAACCCTGTTTGCTCATAGTGGTGCAATGTCCGCACGGTGATCCCGGCGCGTTTCGCCAGCTCACCCACCTGAATCAACATAACTGCTCCTTTTTCTTTGCCAGTGGCGCCACTCTGGAGCCTTACGTTACGTGAGGGTCAACCCTTGATGCAAAAAAAAACGACTCCCTC from Enterobacter dykesii encodes the following:
- a CDS encoding MerR family transcriptional regulator codes for the protein MLIQVGELAKRAGITVRTLHHYEQTGLLLPSARSAAGYRLYNLADVQRLHMIQALAKAGLELAEIRDFLEQESLSLTELLDAQITLLDKQLRSIHTLRDRLVELRTGLLDDATPDLESWLQTLELMNMYDRWFSKEELQQLPFAVQKDALAAIWSGLVAEANTLLEQRIPATDVRAMDLATRWMERLEQDTAGKPEFLTRLNEMHSVEPQMQAQTGITPEMTDYITRAFAESKLCIWEKYLTAEEIAFTRAHYFDRMMEWPPLVAKLHQAQRENTDPASEEAQKLAENWLALFQSYAGTSPETQQKFRAAMQQEPHLMKGTWMTPAVLAWLQQAIGVMMQRRFSASGHSQIR